The genome window ACCCCACACTGCGCAATGTTTGCAAGTTCTCAACGAAATCAGTACCTTTTAATTTCTTACGGATTTTTGAAACATAGACTTCAACCACTGAGATGGTTGTGTCACTATCAAAGCCCCAGAGACGATCGAAGATCTGGGTCTTTGGAAGGATGACATTTTGGTTTTGAAGGAAATAGACCAAAAGATCAAATTCCTTCCCAAGAAGTTCCACTTCTTTCCCATCCACATAAGTCGAATTGGTAGATAAATTGACCTTCAAATTGCCATAATTAAGGGTGTTTTCATTGACCTTTCCTGAGCGCTTCAAGAGGGCTTGAATCCGCATCTTGAGTTCTTCTAGGTAGAAAGGTTTGGTGAGGTAATCGTCTGCACCTAGCTCAAAGCCGTGCCCTTTGTCATCCAGACTTTCTTTAGCTGTCATGATCAAAACAGGGGTTGTCACGCCTTTTTCACGCAACTCTTTTAGAACATGGAAGCCGTCTTTTTCAGGAAGCATGAGATCCAGCAGAATCAAATCATAGATCCCGCTTTCTGCTTCGTAAAGACCTTCTTCTCCGTCAAAGACCTGCATAACGTCCGCAAAATCATCTAAAAAATCAAATACTGAATTTGATAAACCAAGGTCATCTTCGACCAATAGAATTTTAATCATCGTCGTATCCTCTTCTCTTTCCTGAGTGAGTCTTTCTAATCTATTCTTAACCATTATAACACGACTTGCCTTCATTTCCTATAGTTTAGAACCTGGTTTGATGATCAAATTCAGTCTATCTGAGGAAGGCTTGTTTTATGAGTTTGTCGTGTTTTCTTTGTTATTTTGACTATCACTCGTCTTGTTTTTATTTTTTGAATTCTTCTTATTGGACTTCTTAGAAGAACCCTGGTTTTCATCTTGTCCGCCAGATTGGTTCATGCCATTTTCTGGACCATTTCCTTGAGGGCCACCATTGCCTTCCTGTGGCATTTGACCAGGTCCACCTCCTTGCGGGCCACCTTGAGGACCACCGCCTTGAGGACCGCCGTCCTGTGGGCCACCATTTTGCTGGTTTCCTTGTGAAGCATGGCCATTTTGACTATTTTGTTGCTGATTGGATCCTTGGTTCTGAGCCGTTTGGACCGGTTGAGAAAATTGTTGATTATTGGAAGATTGTGAGGCGATGACACCGACACCAAAGCCACTTCCAGCACCAACCAACAATCCACCAACGGCTGCCATGCCAATCCACCACTTAGGACTTCGTTTGAGGACAACCATTTTTTCTTTGGATTCTTGCGTTTCGACTACTTGTTTTGTTTCTTTTTGATTCATCTTTTTACCTTTTATCTTTTTGTACAAGTACTTGTCTTTTAAAATTTAAAGGGAGCTCGATCCTTTAGTAAGGCGATTATACTTTAGGAGTCTTAAGCCTGCCTAAATTTTTACTTAAAAAATCCTAAAACAAGCGTGGGCTATTGACAGGTTGAGCCCCTTATTGTAGAATAGTTACCATAAAATAAATCAGAGGTTAACTGTTATGAAGAAAATCTTTCCCTTAGTTCTCATCTCCATTGGAGTGGCCATGATCTCCGTCCTATCTCAATTCACTATTCCCTTTGGTCCAATTCCTTTGACCCTACAGACACTCATGATCGGGATCATCGGGACCATCTATAAACCCAGCCATGCCTTTGTCACTGTCTGTCTTTACCTGCTTTTAGGCTTCTTAGGTTTCCCAGTATTTGCCGGAGGTGCTGGTGGTGCTTCGCATTTCCTTGGTCCTACTGCTGGTTTCCTCCTCTTCTTCCCATTCCGAGCATGGATCACGTCTCTGTTCACGAGTGCTAAATCCAGCCTTGTCACTATCTTTTTGGCCAATCTCCTCAGTAGTGCTCTCCTCTTCGTGTCAGGAGCTATCGGCTTTATGCTGGTCACGCATACCGATCTCCAAAAAGCATTTGCTTTGGTCGTTGCTCCCTTTATCCTTGCTGACCTCATCAAACTGGTCATCATCACGATCACCAGCAAGGCAATTTTTGCCAGCCTCAAACACCACTGGTATTTCAAATAAGATACAAAGGGCTTAGCGGATATATTAAAAAAATCAACATCTGAACGCAGATGTTGATTTTTGTTGTAGGGATGCATTGGTAAATCTCTTCAATTGAATTCCTTTTAAAGAGAACACTGTTTTAATGATGAAAAACATAGATCCTCCTTCCTTTATTTTTCCTTATAAAGAACTCTCAAGATCAGTAACTGTGTTAACAAAGTCCAGATGATCAGAATGGTGAAGTCAAAAAATGAGACGTGACCATGACTATAGACACAAGCTCGTAGGAGGTTGACAGAAGGGACAAATGGAAGAACATGGTAGAGATGGTTTATCCAATCTGGAAGACGACTCGCTGGGTACATGATTGGAGAAAACATCAAACCAATCATGAGAATCAACTGAGACATCAGCGTGACAATATTGGGAGAAAAAGTATAAGCAATGGCAAATCCAAGACTAATCATCGTAAGACAGATCAGAAATAGAATGAAAACAGCCAGAACAGATACATTTAGGCGGACAGAAAAACGAAAATAGCCCAGTATAACAGAAATGAATACTCCAGGCAAAATAGCAATCATCCACATCCAAAGATCTGCTAAGGAAATCAGAATTCGAGGTATTGGAAGGGCTCGTACATAGTCTACATGTCCTTCTGACTTCGCATTTGCTATAACAGGGGATGAGATCGTACAGCCAATAGAAATGATTCCTATCAGAACTGAACCAGAAGAGAGATAGTAGGCAGCTGTCGTATCAATCTCACCAATCACTAGTGGATAACCAAAAAGAAGTGAAATGGATAACAGAACCTGAGCTAGCGTAAAGAGTAGAAATAGATCTTTTTGACGAAGATAGTTCCAACGAAGTAAGTAAAAAAATTGAGTCATATCAGTTTGTCAACTCCTCTCTATAAAGATCTGAAATGGATACGTTTTTCTGAGTAAGTGACAGATTAAAAATATTCTTTCTATCCAATTCCTGTGTTATTTTTGGTAGCAGAATCGTTATCTCCTTCTCTTCTACTTCAATCTGGCAAATCGAACCATTGATAATGGTATAATCTTGGAATAGAGCTAAGCTATCTTCATTCCTAAACTCAAAAGAGATTTGATACTGCTTTTGATAGGTTATTTGCTGAACTGGGCCTGATTTGATTAACTTCCCATGGTTAAATAAGGCATAGTTGTCTGCATATTTTTCAACTTCCAACAAGTTATGTGTCACAATAATAATGGTATGACCTTTATGGGCTAGCTTCTGTAATAATTGCCACTGTTTTTCACGACGTATTGGATCAACATCGTTCGTGGGTTCATCAAGAAGAATGATAGTCGGAGATCCGATCAAAGCCATTGCAAAAGAAGTTAGACGCTTTAAACCGCCTGAGAGATCCTTCCCTTGTTTTGCCCGGTACTCCTTAATTTCCAAGTCGGTTAAGAGCTGATCCATTTCTTTTTGTAAATCTAAGGTGTTTAATCTCTCATTCTTCCAAGCATTTCTAAGTTTTGTTCCACCGTTAATTTTTCAAGTGGTGCATACTGTTGCGACATATAGCTCATCATTGAGCGAGCTTGTTTACGATTCTGTACAAAAGAAATATCTCCATAGCATACATCTCCTTTATCAGGTTTGGTAAAACCAATCATTTGATTTAAGAGGGTGGACTTACCAGCACCATTGTGTCCTAAAAAAGCTGTAATTTTAGCAGCTTCTATTTCTAAGGAAATATGGTTATTAGCAAAATGTTGCTTATCAAATGATTTTGTCAAATCTTTAATAGTCAGTGTCGCAAATGTCTTCATCTCATCACTCAAGACTGAGAAGATTTTCCCAGCTTCCTTCATTTTTGATAAGATTATTGTATAATAAACATATGACTTTCCATGGTTTACGTCATGATTGACCATTTTAGTGTCATAATTAGCCAACTCAATTTGATAAGGGGGACTTATGTTAAACGTCGTTATTTGTGATGACTCAACTAGAGATGCTAGTCAGTTAGAACAGTATTTACTTTCTTACGACAAGGTTCCTGTAGAAACAAAATTATATACAAATCCACAAAAAATGCTAGAACAGTTAACAAGAGATACACATTGTGTTTTTTTGGATATTGATATGCCACAAATTACTGGAATTGACCTTGCACGTGAAATTCGTCAGTTCAATCCTTTTATCCCCATTATTTTTGTGACCAGCTATCGTGATTACATGGAACAAGTATTTGAAGTACAGACTTTTGATTACTTAGTAAAACCAATCGAACCTCAAAGGCTAAATAAGGTAGTAGACAGAATTTTACGTTATTTAGATTTAGGACAAACCATCTTTAACTTCTCATTTGGAAAACAAAGTTACTCTATTCCTTTAAGTGACATTACCTATTTTGAGAAAGATAA of Streptococcus sp. S5 contains these proteins:
- a CDS encoding response regulator transcription factor, which codes for MIKILLVEDDLGLSNSVFDFLDDFADVMQVFDGEEGLYEAESGIYDLILLDLMLPEKDGFHVLKELREKGVTTPVLIMTAKESLDDKGHGFELGADDYLTKPFYLEELKMRIQALLKRSGKVNENTLNYGNLKVNLSTNSTYVDGKEVELLGKEFDLLVYFLQNQNVILPKTQIFDRLWGFDSDTTISVVEVYVSKIRKKLKGTDFVENLQTLRSVGYILKDANQN
- a CDS encoding ABC transporter permease; translated protein: MTQFFYLLRWNYLRQKDLFLLFTLAQVLLSISLLFGYPLVIGEIDTTAAYYLSSGSVLIGIISIGCTISSPVIANAKSEGHVDYVRALPIPRILISLADLWMWMIAILPGVFISVILGYFRFSVRLNVSVLAVFILFLICLTMISLGFAIAYTFSPNIVTLMSQLILMIGLMFSPIMYPASRLPDWINHLYHVLPFVPSVNLLRACVYSHGHVSFFDFTILIIWTLLTQLLILRVLYKEK
- a CDS encoding LytR/AlgR family response regulator transcription factor, with the translated sequence MLNVVICDDSTRDASQLEQYLLSYDKVPVETKLYTNPQKMLEQLTRDTHCVFLDIDMPQITGIDLAREIRQFNPFIPIIFVTSYRDYMEQVFEVQTFDYLVKPIEPQRLNKVVDRILRYLDLGQTIFNFSFGKQSYSIPLSDITYFEKDKRSVFIYTLADTYKSLLKTQDILDKLPDYFIQIHASYIVNPKYIKDFDAKTVTILLNGTEEHSLPISRKFQSSFKEKYYNYLSERNF
- a CDS encoding biotin transporter BioY, with translation MKKIFPLVLISIGVAMISVLSQFTIPFGPIPLTLQTLMIGIIGTIYKPSHAFVTVCLYLLLGFLGFPVFAGGAGGASHFLGPTAGFLLFFPFRAWITSLFTSAKSSLVTIFLANLLSSALLFVSGAIGFMLVTHTDLQKAFALVVAPFILADLIKLVIITITSKAIFASLKHHWYFK